A window of the Ostrea edulis chromosome 1, xbOstEdul1.1, whole genome shotgun sequence genome harbors these coding sequences:
- the LOC125660907 gene encoding uncharacterized protein LOC125660907 — protein MVEGITIHHIDVARKHAATHWPGQYVTPPKVIRVRISKGRIQHFVEFISAPMYLHTVGFGSKHLKLSSGLEVKIPKVIRTMIASRLIAAYTAYCQDNGIVPPSRATLYKIVKVCAASQLKSLHGLDNLASEGESGISTIVKAVEKLSELGLNDGKVEEFKNHLQAVKLHLKNDFKTHISRTSTCIEHCIQYALSESKCDHQHSETCVSCRQVKNVTIEIAQCLKGIQCEANSREEIQHDVELSCEKIVNWRDHCIRTVNQDACKRDIVNNLKDDQALIIMDWAMKYLPQTFRETQSEWFGKQGISWHVSCVLAHRNDTENDEPVDIISHVHLLQNGTQGWFTVFKILIHILQMLHQSHPHLKEVFLRSDNAGCYHCLPLLTFLWKLRNKTKITIKEYNFSEAQSGKDLCDSRTGSCRMHILNHLNEGNDVTSVYEMKDALESHGEVRNTLTSVIDVDMKTQPTLSGQLKFPISQFNNFIFKDSGILAFKSYSFGEHLIPSEKLEVVTKNLVDIPEAVIVASPKPSTTKARQKKSTSRLFSCCDPDCVKEFRKESQLLNHLAIGNYVYDSEKQDNILDTTKRIWVQTCTKFRSTQPTFTVETHELEDEVVYETQAYALKQRRKSTRFSSKVKNFLFEIYEGEKTGRKANPYTVSKQMRLEKDPEGRRLFGPSEWLTHQQIRSVFASFVVKARKSSSFSSQVKRLKLEEVNDEEDELLENIIESLQATEQQEAVQAIANELAK, from the exons ATGGTTGAGGGAATAACAATCCACCACATAGATGTAGCAAGAAAACATGCAGCCACTCATTGGCCGGGACAGTATGTCACACCACCTAAAGTTATACGTGTCAGAATTTCAAAAGGAAGAATCCAACACTTTGTAGAGTTCATATCAGCTCCCATGTACCTCCATACTGTTGGTTTTGGCTCCAAGCACTTGAAACTTTCATCGGGATTAGAAGTCAAGATACCAAAGGTCATTCGTACAATGATTGCATCAAGACTCATCGCAGCATACACAGCATATTGCCAGGACAATGGTATTGTGCCTCCATCAAGAGCAACTCTTTATAAGATAGTGAAAGTGTGTGCAGCATCACAGCTGAAGTCTCTACATGGTCTTGACAACCTTGCAAGTGAAGGAGAGTCTGGAATTTCCACCATTGTAAAAGCAGTGGAGAAACTATCTGAATTAGGGCTAAATGATGGAAAAGTGGAGGAGTTCAAGAACCATTTACAAGCTGTGAAATTGCATCTGAAGAATGATTTCAAAACACATATAAGCAGGACAAGCACATGTATTGAACACTGTATACAATATGCTTTATCAGAGTCAAAATGTGATCATCAACATTCAGAGACTTGTGTATCTTGTCGACAAGTGAAAAATGTCACCATTGAAATTGCTCAGTGCCTTAAGGGTATTCAATGTGAAGCAAATTCAAGGGAAGAAATTCAACACGATGTAGAGTTATCATGTGAGAAAATTGTGAACTGGCGAGATCATTGTATACGTACTGTGAATCAAGATGCCTGCAAGAGAGATATTGTGAACAATCTTAAGGATGACCAGGCACTCATAATCATGGACTGGGCGATGAAATACTTGCCGCAGACATTCAGAGAGACTCAAAGTGAATGGTTTGGAAAACAGGGTATCAGTTGGCATGTATCGTGTGTACTTGCACACAGAAATGACACAGAAAATGATGAACCAGTGGACATCATATCACATGTACACCTTCTTCAAAATGGCACACAGGGGTGGTTCACAGTTTTCAAAATCCTTATCCATATCCTGCAGATGCTTCATCAGAGTCATCCACATTTGAAAGAAGTTTTTTTGCGTTCTGATAATGCAGGATGTTACCACTGCCTTCCTCTTTTGACATTCCTCTGGAAACTAAGGAACAAAACAAAGATCACAATAAAAGAGTACAATTTCAGTGAAGCACAGTCAGGTAAAGATTTATGTGACTCACGCACAGGAAGCTGTAGGATGCACATTTTGAACCATCTGAATGAAGGAAATGATGTGACATCTGTCTATGAGATGAAAGATGCTCTTGAAAGTCATGGGGAAGTCCGGAACACACTAACATCCGTAATTGATGTTGACATGAAAACTCAGCCAACACTATCAGGCCAATTGAAATTCCCAATCAGCCAGTTCAACAATTTCATCTTTAAGGACAGTGGTATTCTGGCATTCAAGTCATACAGTTTTGGAGAGCATCTTATACCATCTGAAAAGCTTGAAGTTGTAACAAAGAATTTGGTGGACATTCCAGAAGCTGTG ATTGTTGCAAGTCCCAAACCTTCCACTACAAAGGCAAGGCAGAAGAAATCTACAAGTCGTTTGTTCTCATGTTGTGATCCGGATTGTGTTAAAGAGTTTAGGAAAGAAAGTCAATTATTGAACCACCTAGCTATTGGAAATTATGTGTATGACAGTGAAAAACAGGACAACATACTGGATACCACAAAAAGAATATGGGTGCAGACTTGCACAAAATTTAGATCCACCCAACCCACTTTCACAGTAGAAACTCATGAACTTGAAGATGAAGTCGTGTATGAAACACAGGCATATGCATTGAAGCAAAGGAGGAAAAGTACTCGATTTTCCAGCAAAgttaagaattttttgtttGAGATTTATGAAGGAGAAAAAACTGGACGAAAGGCCAATCCATATACCGTTAGTAAACAGATGCGATTAGAAAAGGATCCAGAAGGGAGAAGACTTTTTGGCCCAAGTGAATGGCTGACACACCAGCAAATTAGAAGTGTGTTTGCCTCTTTTGTTGTGAAAGCACGGAAATCATCAAGTTTTTCTTCCCAAGTAAAACGTTTGAAGTTGGAGGAGGTCAATGACGAAGAGGATGAACTTTTGGAAAATATTATTGAAAGTCTTCAGGCGACAGAACAACAAGAGGCAGTTCAAGCTATTGCCAATGAACTTGCAAAGTGA